A single genomic interval of Agromyces cerinus harbors:
- a CDS encoding asparaginase: MAGTFSVTDSVELAVVERNGFIESRHAGSAVVLSPEGEVLRALGDVVTPIFPRSCLKPFQAVAVMTSGVTLRGEDAAIATASHSGTAAHVALVRRLLERESLPESALGCPPAAPSDQTAREQLIRTGGSRERVYMNCSGKHSAMLLACVANEWPLEGYLEVDHPLQKRVLDVIERFTGERPAATAVDGCGAPVHAISLGGLGRGIQKITTAAAGSPFALYREAAALTEAVREHAWAVGGPGQPDTVAIERLGVFAKIGAEGVMVMTAPDGTTVALKVLDGSARASTIIALRLLAQSHAIDHEAIDAVQTELDLWVMGGEQRVGSIRATV; the protein is encoded by the coding sequence GTGGCCGGCACATTCTCAGTCACTGACTCCGTCGAACTCGCCGTGGTCGAGCGTAATGGTTTCATCGAGTCCCGGCACGCGGGTTCCGCCGTCGTGCTCTCCCCCGAAGGCGAGGTGCTGCGCGCCCTCGGCGACGTGGTCACCCCGATCTTCCCCCGGTCCTGCCTGAAGCCGTTTCAGGCCGTCGCCGTCATGACCTCGGGCGTCACGCTCCGAGGCGAAGACGCCGCCATCGCCACCGCGAGCCACTCGGGCACCGCAGCGCACGTCGCCCTCGTGCGACGCCTGCTCGAGCGTGAATCGCTCCCCGAGTCGGCGCTCGGCTGCCCTCCGGCGGCCCCGTCCGATCAGACGGCGCGCGAACAGCTCATCCGCACGGGCGGGTCGCGCGAGCGTGTGTACATGAACTGCTCGGGCAAGCACTCGGCGATGCTGCTCGCGTGCGTCGCCAACGAGTGGCCGCTCGAGGGCTACCTCGAGGTCGACCACCCACTGCAGAAGCGCGTGCTCGACGTGATCGAGCGTTTCACCGGTGAGCGGCCGGCGGCGACTGCGGTCGACGGTTGCGGTGCGCCCGTGCACGCGATCAGCCTGGGCGGCCTCGGCCGCGGCATCCAGAAGATCACCACCGCCGCCGCGGGCTCGCCCTTCGCGCTGTACCGCGAGGCCGCCGCGCTCACCGAAGCGGTGCGCGAGCATGCTTGGGCCGTCGGCGGCCCCGGCCAGCCCGACACGGTCGCGATCGAACGGCTCGGCGTCTTCGCGAAGATCGGCGCCGAAGGCGTCATGGTCATGACGGCGCCCGACGGCACGACCGTGGCGCTCAAGGTGCTCGACGGCTCCGCACGCGCATCGACGATCATCGCGCTGCGACTGCTCGCGCAGTCGCACGCGATCGACCACGAGGCGATCGACG